The following coding sequences lie in one Heyndrickxia oleronia genomic window:
- a CDS encoding YfcC family protein encodes MLNTEQLNTEQEPKKKKKKFEMPHIYVILFVFSALAAITTYFIPAGEFKRVPGPEGRTTIDPNSFHHVEQTPVGVIDFLTVIPRGLIDAGEVVFFTFIIGGMFMVLRRTGIIEVAVDKLARKFSHKSIMLIPVLTTVFAVIATLIGTAELSLVYIPVIMPLIIALGYDSITAAAIALCGTVVGFTAGVLNPINTGLGQKLSGLPVFSGLGLRLIVFIVTVTAAILFIIRYAKKIKKDPTRSLVYEEDVEKRALYTSVGKAEAISATARQKWAAVVALVFFVILVYGVISKGWFMVEMAGLFIIMGIVVGMIAGLKLGEICEAFNQGFRDVLMGAFIVGLARAVAVVLEDGNIMDTMVHTLGSLVGDLPPALAAVGMYVVQVFINFIISSGSGQALVTMPIMAPLADMVGVTRQTAVLAYQLGDGFTHIFYPTSGYFMAALAIAGVQWQKWVRFFFPLFLIWAGISVVTLVIAQMIGWS; translated from the coding sequence ATGTTAAATACAGAGCAACTGAACACGGAACAGGAGCCAAAAAAGAAAAAGAAAAAATTTGAGATGCCACATATTTATGTCATTTTATTTGTTTTTAGTGCGCTAGCCGCCATTACCACCTATTTCATTCCGGCGGGGGAATTTAAACGTGTACCAGGTCCAGAAGGTCGGACAACAATTGACCCAAATTCCTTTCATCATGTTGAACAAACACCTGTTGGGGTTATAGACTTTTTAACGGTGATTCCACGGGGATTGATTGACGCAGGTGAGGTTGTATTCTTCACGTTTATCATTGGTGGGATGTTTATGGTTCTAAGACGTACCGGAATCATTGAGGTCGCTGTTGATAAACTGGCACGGAAATTCTCGCATAAAAGTATTATGCTCATTCCTGTCTTAACAACCGTGTTTGCCGTTATAGCAACATTGATTGGTACAGCAGAATTATCACTTGTTTACATTCCGGTTATTATGCCTCTTATTATTGCACTGGGTTATGATTCAATTACAGCAGCAGCTATTGCACTTTGTGGAACTGTTGTTGGTTTTACAGCAGGTGTTCTAAATCCGATTAATACAGGGCTTGGACAAAAATTATCGGGATTGCCTGTTTTCTCTGGACTTGGATTACGCTTAATCGTTTTTATTGTGACAGTTACGGCAGCTATTTTATTCATTATCCGTTATGCAAAGAAAATCAAAAAAGATCCAACACGTAGTCTAGTATATGAGGAAGATGTGGAAAAGCGTGCTTTATATACTAGTGTGGGAAAAGCTGAAGCTATTTCCGCCACTGCAAGGCAAAAGTGGGCAGCGGTTGTAGCGCTTGTATTCTTCGTCATTCTTGTATATGGTGTCATTTCAAAAGGTTGGTTTATGGTTGAAATGGCAGGACTATTTATCATCATGGGAATTGTCGTCGGAATGATTGCCGGTCTTAAATTAGGCGAAATTTGTGAAGCCTTTAACCAAGGTTTTAGAGATGTTTTAATGGGAGCATTTATAGTTGGGCTGGCTCGGGCAGTTGCTGTTGTACTAGAAGATGGTAACATTATGGACACGATGGTTCATACGCTTGGTTCGCTCGTTGGTGATTTGCCACCTGCATTAGCGGCAGTTGGTATGTATGTTGTACAGGTTTTTATTAACTTTATTATTTCGTCTGGTAGTGGACAGGCACTTGTAACCATGCCAATAATGGCGCCACTTGCTGATATGGTTGGTGTGACGAGACAAACTGCTGTTCTAGCGTATCAACTTGGTGATGGGTTCACCCATATATTTTATCCGACAAGTGGGTACTTCATGGCAGCACTTGCGATTGCAGGTGTTCAATGGCAAAAATGGGTTCGTTTCTTCTTCCCATTGTTCCTCATTTGGGCAGGAATTTCGGTTGTAACACTTGTTATCGCCCAAATGATTGGCTGGTCTTAA
- a CDS encoding LysE/ArgO family amino acid transporter translates to MIEPFIHGFILSLGLILPLGVQNVFIFNQGAMQPRYMNVLPVVITASLCDTLLILVSVLGVSLLILGSFWFKVILIGGGVIFLVYMGWTTWNSKPNNQRNADVNKFSLKKQLLFAASVSLLNPHAIMDTVGVIGTSSIKYHGVEKVIFAFTCIMVSWLWFIGLSLIGRVIGKIDKSGTFLLVLNKISAIIMWAAAVYLVFSLFNL, encoded by the coding sequence ATGATAGAACCATTTATTCATGGGTTTATTCTTTCACTTGGATTAATTCTGCCACTTGGTGTCCAAAATGTTTTTATTTTTAACCAGGGGGCTATGCAACCTCGATATATGAATGTATTACCAGTCGTTATAACAGCTTCTCTATGTGACACCCTATTAATTTTAGTATCTGTTTTAGGGGTTTCCTTACTGATTTTAGGTTCATTTTGGTTTAAAGTTATTTTAATTGGGGGAGGGGTTATTTTTTTAGTCTATATGGGATGGACTACATGGAATAGTAAACCAAATAATCAAAGAAATGCAGATGTAAATAAATTTTCTTTAAAGAAACAACTATTATTTGCGGCATCTGTTTCTTTATTAAACCCACATGCAATCATGGACACTGTGGGGGTAATAGGAACAAGCTCAATAAAATACCATGGAGTTGAAAAAGTAATATTTGCTTTTACATGTATTATGGTTTCATGGCTTTGGTTTATTGGACTTTCACTAATTGGTAGAGTCATAGGTAAAATTGATAAATCTGGAACCTTTTTGTTGGTCTTGAATAAAATATCTGCCATTATCATGTGGGCGGCAGCAGTGTATCTTGTTTTTTCTTTATTTAATCTATAA
- a CDS encoding helix-turn-helix transcriptional regulator — protein MKLERLISIIFKLLNNEILSASSLADEFQVSTRTIYRDIEAICAAGIPVVSYQGTNGGFGIIEGYKFDRSLIGSYDILNLVTVLSSLSSIFEDKEVEHTIERLKMLDTSGNNRTLLVDLDSHRTEPNSLMDLRKAIHEKRVIRFDYVSNKNEFTSRELEPVHLHYKYRNWYLYGYCRERQNYREFRVSRMMSIILTEKTFVQTHERKEDSTYSDDNLEGFEDVVIWVNPNSLAGVLDQFQNSAKVMNSDGSMTITLSVYQPLHARWLKSILLSFGSGAKVIKPVELQSIIKDEAKKIMKVYEDI, from the coding sequence TTGAAATTAGAACGTTTGATTTCCATCATATTCAAGCTCTTAAATAATGAAATTTTGTCAGCTTCAAGTTTAGCTGATGAATTCCAAGTATCAACGCGAACCATTTATAGAGATATCGAAGCGATTTGTGCTGCAGGAATACCAGTCGTTTCTTACCAAGGTACTAACGGAGGTTTCGGAATTATAGAAGGTTACAAATTTGATAGGAGTTTAATAGGTTCCTATGACATATTGAACCTCGTCACTGTATTAAGTAGTTTATCAAGTATTTTTGAAGATAAGGAAGTTGAACATACGATAGAAAGATTAAAAATGCTAGATACAAGTGGAAACAATCGGACTTTGTTAGTTGACCTAGATAGCCATAGAACAGAACCGAATTCTTTAATGGATCTGCGAAAAGCTATTCATGAAAAAAGGGTAATCCGTTTTGATTATGTAAGTAATAAAAATGAATTTACATCACGTGAATTAGAACCTGTTCACCTTCATTATAAGTATCGCAACTGGTATTTATATGGGTATTGTAGAGAACGTCAGAATTATAGAGAATTTAGAGTATCACGTATGATGAGTATAATTTTGACGGAAAAAACGTTTGTCCAAACTCACGAAAGGAAAGAAGATTCAACTTATTCAGATGACAATCTAGAAGGATTTGAGGATGTAGTAATTTGGGTTAATCCTAATTCCTTAGCAGGAGTATTAGATCAATTCCAGAATTCTGCTAAAGTCATGAACAGTGATGGAAGTATGACAATTACACTATCTGTTTATCAACCTCTACATGCTAGATGGCTTAAATCAATTCTTTTAAGCTTTGGTAGTGGAGCTAAAGTTATAAAACCTGTGGAACTGCAATCAATTATAAAAGATGAGGCAAAAAAAATAATGAAAGTTTATGAAGATATATGA
- a CDS encoding PLP-dependent aminotransferase family protein, with amino-acid sequence MFTTDWKPNKSSSVPLHRQITDFIKEKITNGEWTIGYKLPPQRTLAKELGVNRSTVVTAYDELIAEGLIEGKSGSGTRVVNNTWNLLVTMPPPDWTSYVKVGTHKPNLPTIQEINQAEFIPDIIRLGTGELSPNLIPSMAMKKIFHQLANREISYGYEEPKGLLPLREQIANYLKTIGIYASPSSILIVSGALQALQLISVGLLHKGSTVLTEKPSYLHSLNVFQSAGMRLMGIPMDKEGIQAKLVKQYKKQQKAALLYTIPSFHNPTGTLMTMDRRKQLLDTCQQEQLPLIEDDVYRELWFDEHLPKPIKSFDKNGLVLYLGSLSKSLSPGLRIGWIVGPEPVVEHLADIKMQTDYGSSSLSQWAAVEWFSSGFYSKHLNEVREQLKIRRDFTLDTLNKYFSDLAVWQKPTGGFYIWLRLLPLISMRKLFEIALSEGILLNPGNVYDHHAEQYLRISYSFAPLPEIHDGLKRLSMIVKMLAK; translated from the coding sequence ATGTTTACAACCGATTGGAAACCAAATAAATCATCGTCGGTACCTTTACATAGGCAGATCACTGATTTTATTAAGGAAAAAATAACAAATGGTGAATGGACGATAGGATATAAGCTCCCTCCTCAACGTACTTTAGCAAAAGAGTTAGGAGTAAATAGAAGTACAGTTGTAACTGCCTATGATGAATTAATAGCTGAAGGACTAATTGAAGGAAAAAGCGGCAGTGGAACCAGAGTGGTTAATAATACTTGGAATTTATTAGTAACCATGCCTCCTCCCGATTGGACTTCATATGTAAAGGTAGGAACTCACAAGCCAAATTTGCCAACGATTCAAGAAATAAATCAAGCTGAATTTATTCCTGACATCATTCGTCTTGGAACTGGAGAATTATCACCAAATCTTATTCCGAGCATGGCAATGAAAAAAATATTTCATCAATTGGCAAATAGAGAAATTTCTTATGGATATGAAGAACCGAAGGGGTTGCTGCCATTAAGAGAACAGATAGCCAACTATTTAAAGACAATTGGGATTTATGCTTCTCCTTCTTCTATTTTAATTGTATCCGGTGCATTACAAGCTCTACAGCTTATCAGTGTCGGTTTATTACATAAGGGTTCTACCGTATTAACAGAAAAACCATCCTATCTTCATTCTTTAAATGTCTTCCAGTCAGCAGGTATGCGTTTAATGGGTATCCCTATGGATAAAGAAGGAATTCAAGCCAAGCTTGTTAAACAATATAAAAAGCAACAAAAAGCTGCTTTACTCTATACCATTCCTTCATTTCATAATCCAACGGGTACGTTAATGACTATGGACAGGCGGAAACAATTGTTGGATACTTGTCAACAAGAACAACTACCTTTGATTGAAGATGATGTCTACCGAGAACTATGGTTTGATGAACATTTACCAAAACCAATTAAGTCTTTTGACAAAAATGGCCTTGTACTTTATTTGGGAAGTTTATCTAAATCTTTAAGTCCTGGTCTCCGTATTGGATGGATTGTTGGTCCAGAACCAGTAGTTGAGCATTTAGCAGATATTAAAATGCAAACCGATTACGGTTCTAGTTCTTTATCACAGTGGGCTGCTGTAGAATGGTTTTCAAGCGGATTCTACTCTAAACATTTAAATGAAGTAAGAGAACAACTGAAAATTCGAAGAGATTTTACTTTAGATACTTTGAACAAGTATTTTTCCGATCTAGCGGTTTGGCAAAAACCCACTGGAGGATTTTACATATGGTTGCGTTTGTTACCGTTAATTTCCATGAGAAAGTTATTTGAAATCGCACTCTCAGAAGGAATTTTACTAAACCCAGGAAATGTTTATGATCATCATGCTGAACAATATCTACGAATTTCCTATTCATTTGCTCCGCTTCCAGAAATACACGATGGTCTTAAACGCTTATCTATGATTGTAAAAATGCTAGCTAAATAA
- a CDS encoding LytR/AlgR family response regulator transcription factor, with protein sequence MLYAFIVEDEQFAREELKYLLTETGDIEIIGESETMHEALWDINECQPDVVFLDIQLAKGNGMELAKQFKHMKKQPMIVFATAYDAYALDAFDLDAIDYIVKPIDGVRLRKTVDKLLVHAQFHRGKPQQEDIQPQGTKTIPVKDDDRMIIVQVDEIYYIGTENRQTYIKTAQHKYETDLLLYQILEKLGDDFLQVHRGYIVNLKQVSAIEPWLNRAYNLILKDGSKVPISRSYAKHVKQKLGIK encoded by the coding sequence ATGCTGTATGCGTTTATTGTAGAGGATGAACAATTTGCACGAGAGGAATTAAAATATTTATTAACTGAAACAGGTGATATAGAGATTATTGGCGAGTCCGAAACGATGCACGAAGCTCTATGGGATATTAATGAATGTCAACCTGATGTGGTGTTCCTTGACATCCAGCTGGCTAAAGGAAATGGAATGGAATTGGCGAAACAATTTAAACATATGAAAAAACAACCGATGATTGTATTTGCTACAGCTTATGATGCGTATGCACTTGATGCATTCGATTTGGATGCAATTGATTACATTGTTAAGCCAATTGATGGGGTGAGGCTTCGTAAAACTGTAGACAAATTACTAGTTCATGCACAGTTCCATCGTGGTAAACCGCAACAAGAGGATATACAGCCACAGGGAACAAAAACAATTCCAGTAAAAGACGACGATCGAATGATTATTGTACAAGTTGATGAGATTTATTATATAGGAACAGAAAATCGCCAAACGTATATTAAAACCGCACAGCATAAATATGAAACAGATCTGTTACTTTATCAAATATTAGAAAAGTTAGGAGATGACTTTTTACAAGTGCATCGAGGATATATTGTTAATTTAAAACAGGTTTCCGCTATTGAGCCATGGCTTAATCGTGCGTATAATTTAATTTTAAAAGATGGATCAAAAGTACCTATCAGTCGCTCCTACGCGAAACATGTTAAACAAAAATTGGGAATTAAATAA
- a CDS encoding DinB family protein, with amino-acid sequence MNHAKNMYKYHVWANKVLLERINELPKNVLYEEVSSSYPNIAQTFSHIYVVDVMWLQVLKGMDMQEALEASMVILEKANSYSLDEFVKYFEELALQYEEWMNSQNDLEQKINLNNPWSGARETAYSEILFHVANHGTYHRGNITTMLRQLGYASTMNDFCLYWYQS; translated from the coding sequence ATGAACCATGCAAAAAATATGTATAAGTACCATGTTTGGGCTAATAAGGTGTTATTAGAAAGAATAAACGAACTACCAAAAAATGTCTTATATGAAGAGGTAAGTAGTTCATATCCAAATATTGCTCAAACGTTTAGTCATATCTATGTGGTAGATGTTATGTGGTTACAAGTACTTAAAGGAATGGATATGCAAGAGGCGTTGGAAGCCTCTATGGTAATTCTAGAAAAGGCTAATTCCTATTCATTAGACGAGTTTGTTAAGTATTTTGAAGAACTCGCTTTACAGTACGAAGAATGGATGAATAGCCAAAATGATTTAGAACAAAAAATTAATTTGAACAATCCTTGGTCAGGAGCTAGAGAAACTGCATACTCAGAAATTTTATTTCATGTTGCTAACCATGGTACGTATCATCGAGGTAACATAACAACTATGTTAAGACAACTGGGATACGCTTCGACAATGAATGACTTCTGTTTATATTGGTATCAGAGTTAA
- a CDS encoding LytS/YhcK type 5TM receptor domain-containing protein has protein sequence MWDLLSQMLSRMTLIITIAFLFTRLPIFRQMIYRDLNIKGSFVMIMLFGLFGVIGNYTAIVVNPDAHVISNLWNPELQMDNAIADTRNIGIIIGGLVGGPIVGLGSALIAGGHRLFMGGFISNASFIASLVGGGLAGLFGRKLRGIGLIRPLPMFLIGLLILIIQILLIPLITTQHMTAFHLISYTGIPIIVINSIGIWICAMIFYSVIQAEERTRANQTATALSIADRTLSLFRQGLNESTASKAANVIQQLTNVDHVAITRGIRELAHTGGSSNPSELKYREQVIQTGKMKIVRSYTNALYPRNANKAAFIVLPLLVKDKTIGTLTFYFRHPFLMTSVEREMAEGLSNLFSSQLELGEVERYNQLLQDAEIKALHAQIHPHFLFNALNTIVALCRMDPMLARKLLLHLSTFLRNNLTGLTDRLVRIEKELENVHAYFALEEARFPDKFELSVEMDPNLSHALIPPFILQPLVENAITHGELKNLGEIGKIHINIKQRTETKLQLTVIDNGIGVPPERLVDLGQRVVNSTKNGSGSALFNIKERLTALFSRDATFNMESKQGQGTTVSITLPIQF, from the coding sequence ATGTGGGATTTATTATCACAAATGCTATCACGAATGACGCTTATCATCACGATTGCTTTTCTCTTTACACGGCTGCCTATTTTTAGACAGATGATTTATCGGGATTTAAACATCAAAGGTAGCTTTGTTATGATTATGCTCTTTGGATTATTTGGTGTCATAGGAAATTATACAGCCATCGTAGTCAATCCAGATGCACATGTAATTTCTAACTTATGGAATCCTGAACTTCAAATGGATAATGCCATTGCCGATACACGTAATATTGGCATTATCATTGGAGGCCTGGTTGGAGGCCCAATTGTTGGACTTGGATCAGCATTAATTGCAGGTGGACATCGTTTATTTATGGGGGGATTTATTAGCAATGCCAGTTTTATCGCCTCACTTGTAGGTGGTGGATTAGCTGGACTTTTCGGCCGTAAACTACGTGGAATTGGCTTAATTCGACCTTTACCTATGTTTTTAATTGGTCTTTTGATCCTTATCATTCAAATTCTACTTATCCCATTGATTACTACCCAGCACATGACAGCTTTTCATTTAATTAGCTATACTGGAATTCCGATTATCGTCATCAATAGTATTGGTATCTGGATTTGTGCGATGATTTTTTATAGTGTGATTCAGGCTGAGGAACGAACACGTGCCAATCAAACGGCTACTGCACTATCCATTGCAGACCGGACACTTTCACTTTTCCGTCAAGGGTTAAACGAATCCACGGCATCAAAAGCCGCAAATGTCATCCAACAGTTAACCAATGTCGACCATGTAGCAATTACCCGTGGTATTAGAGAGCTAGCTCATACAGGTGGAAGCAGCAATCCATCTGAGCTTAAATATAGAGAGCAGGTAATTCAAACGGGGAAAATGAAAATCGTTCGATCCTATACGAATGCATTATATCCGCGAAATGCAAATAAGGCGGCGTTTATTGTATTACCATTACTTGTGAAAGATAAAACAATTGGGACGTTAACATTTTATTTTCGCCACCCATTTCTCATGACGTCTGTTGAACGTGAAATGGCAGAAGGACTTAGTAATTTATTTTCTAGTCAATTAGAGCTGGGAGAGGTTGAACGCTATAATCAGTTATTGCAAGATGCCGAAATAAAGGCGCTCCATGCTCAAATTCATCCTCATTTTTTATTCAATGCTCTAAATACAATTGTTGCGCTTTGCCGCATGGATCCTATGCTCGCTCGTAAATTGTTACTTCATTTATCTACCTTTTTAAGAAACAATTTGACAGGACTCACAGACCGTCTTGTACGTATCGAAAAAGAATTGGAAAATGTCCATGCCTATTTCGCATTAGAAGAAGCTCGATTTCCTGATAAATTTGAACTTAGCGTCGAGATGGATCCGAATCTCAGTCATGCTCTTATTCCACCATTTATTCTACAACCGCTTGTAGAAAACGCGATTACCCATGGTGAATTAAAGAACTTGGGGGAGATTGGCAAAATCCACATTAACATTAAGCAACGAACAGAAACGAAACTACAGTTAACGGTGATCGACAATGGAATTGGCGTGCCACCAGAAAGGCTCGTTGATTTAGGCCAGCGTGTTGTTAACTCCACCAAAAACGGAAGTGGGTCGGCACTCTTTAATATTAAGGAACGCCTAACCGCTTTATTTAGCCGGGATGCGACTTTTAACATGGAAAGCAAACAAGGGCAAGGAACTACCGTTTCAATTACATTACCGATACAATTTTAA
- a CDS encoding GNAT family N-acetyltransferase, with protein sequence MRIREIKEKDNQTIEKIIKRSLESLNLNIPGTAYFDPQLSNLTQFYKEQSNAKYWVAVNEKDEVLGGVGIAPFGQKTGICELQKLYITSEAQGMGLSKELMKVALDFAKEHYTHCYLETLKKLQVANLLYIKLGFQQLEKALDGSEHSAMDAWYIKELS encoded by the coding sequence ATGAGGATTCGTGAAATTAAAGAAAAGGACAATCAAACAATAGAAAAAATTATTAAGCGTTCTTTGGAATCATTGAACTTAAACATTCCAGGAACAGCCTATTTTGACCCTCAACTGAGCAATCTAACACAATTTTACAAGGAGCAATCAAATGCAAAGTATTGGGTTGCAGTGAATGAAAAGGATGAAGTGTTAGGCGGTGTGGGTATTGCTCCATTTGGACAGAAGACGGGAATTTGTGAGCTGCAAAAGCTTTACATTACCTCCGAAGCTCAAGGCATGGGTTTGTCGAAAGAGCTGATGAAAGTAGCACTCGACTTCGCTAAGGAACATTATACTCACTGTTATTTAGAAACATTGAAGAAACTACAAGTTGCCAATCTCCTTTATATCAAATTAGGTTTTCAACAACTTGAAAAGGCACTAGATGGTTCTGAGCATAGTGCTATGGACGCTTGGTATATAAAGGAATTATCGTAA
- a CDS encoding cupin domain-containing protein has protein sequence MYYTSCMYPYQSNVYGANVQMHNNYIRHPDYWNNYNNQRNKVKDYGRKPFVVNINEAAKHNNTYRTALWTGKHLQVTLMSINVGEDIGLEIHPNTDQFLRVEQGQGVVQMGQRKDHLNFVQKVYDDFAIMIPAGTWHNVTNTGNIPLKLYSIYAPPQHPFGTVHLTKAQALAAEK, from the coding sequence ATGTACTATACCTCCTGTATGTATCCATACCAATCTAATGTTTATGGGGCTAATGTTCAAATGCATAATAATTATATAAGACATCCTGATTACTGGAATAATTATAATAACCAAAGAAATAAGGTGAAAGATTATGGGCGAAAGCCATTTGTAGTCAATATTAATGAAGCTGCGAAACATAACAATACTTATCGAACTGCTTTGTGGACAGGAAAACATTTGCAAGTGACATTGATGAGTATTAATGTTGGTGAAGACATCGGTTTAGAAATTCACCCTAATACTGACCAATTCCTACGGGTTGAACAAGGTCAAGGGGTTGTGCAAATGGGACAGAGAAAAGATCATTTAAATTTTGTTCAAAAAGTTTATGATGATTTTGCCATTATGATACCTGCTGGCACCTGGCATAATGTAACGAATACAGGTAATATCCCTTTAAAACTTTATTCTATATATGCTCCTCCACAACATCCATTCGGTACGGTTCATTTAACTAAAGCACAGGCTTTAGCGGCGGAAAAATAG